TAGATAGGGAAACAGCTACTAGTAAGTCACAATGGGGCTACAGAAGGATGAGGAACGCCAGCAGATGGAGGAGGATAACAAAAAACCGTTCGGGTAACTATATTCTTTTTTGGCTGCCTTCTTTTTTAGCGATAGAAAACCTGGCAGTCTGCTGTTTACCTTTTCTGATAACAGTGGGTGATGCTAGCACTATGCGTTAGCAGTAATACTGTTAGAACCCGTCTACTATACTGTAGCAAAGACACGGTATCGCTAACTGTTGTCTTATGCGTGACAACGGCGTAATGTTCACATGCAGATCTGCTGCTACATAGATAGCTGCTGCGATTTTAGCAGACGATGGGTGTGGACAATGGACATTTGATTCATTAATTATCAACTAAGTTTGAGCGTATAGGATTGTCAATCCCACTGATTCAACTGATTGATTGTTGCTTCTAGTTAGATCTTGTTAGTCTGCACACTTTGTATGTTTGATTATTGTTGATCAATGTTGATGTTAAgcttattgaaggaggcagacttcaCCAGAACCGTTCAGTAGAAGAAGTTGCAAGAAGAGTTTCTCAACTGGGAAGAGCTGGAGGGGATGTCTCCCTCCTGCGGTATGGAGCTTTACTCGGGTCTAGGGCCTGGTggtatggttggggcaccacctatcgacagggcaccttcccatcgacaccctgcgtatcatggctgtttgcgtatagaacgaaaaagtacgcgcgggattaagtgtcattagctataaaaacaataaaaacgaagaaacgaaaatcaaactcaaacaaaccaagctaaaaattacacatccgatcagtaacgacgcatggctgtgaaattcacgtgtattacctatggcctgtgaaattcacgtgtattacctatgctgtgaaattcacgtgtatacctatggaggagagggggtgccgatcgcaaggttccctttttagctgcgcgaagaaaacggaacgcacgcactaaaattgcgctattttaaaacggagattcataatcaacgagacggtcacgacattcaaaactgcagtatttatggcatatttgaggtcagaattaggcggatttgtattatatttttagaataaacaagctacagatccttagggtgtcgatacgtggtacccccaaccctacatggttgttttgtttgtttgttcatttccatctgagaagatggctggacaGCCCATTCAGCtacgctaagctggtcttccatcatccatggggtccagttggatgtgaggtgggaccacttcaccgggttaaacaccctgctctttacgatgaatgaatgaagcgggatcttttagtttcatgagttgtgactctctcatacacgggacctccattccATGTCCTAcgtatccgagggacagagtgttttgcctcttgctagaggggatggtatgattacacacaacatcgcTCGCGCTCAGTCCAGACTTGGGTTCGAACCTGGGTTCTAAGGATTGTGAGGCAGACacactaccgactgagccaactcattCTGAAAATCTTATTAAGTTTCTCCCTAAGTTTCTTCACAAGTCAGAAAGTTAGGATGTGCCTGggaaagacagaattggtaCTCTGACATTTCTTCCTGGGaacttcttaatgcaaattaaGTCATCCTTGGCTTTCTTATTCTTAAGCCAGTCTTAATTGCCTTGTCATAAGGAACCAACCAATGGCAATCGCATATTCAAATTATGATGCACGTGTGTGCGGCATATTCCCTTTCTCATGCATGCCCATTTCgcgcatcaaagtacatgttgTGCGCAGTGAATGACAAGCGCCTATCACAATGTTTTGCAGCTTGCTATACATGTATCTTACTCTTTAAATAGCAACATACATAGAACAGGGGTGGGGCTTTCCTAAGTATCTTCcttcctaaaattctttccAAAGTGCATTGTcgaataccaacttcttcctaagtcagaaatttgcatatctcatcctcatttgcatatcttcctaagtttcttcctaagtcgtAAGTTTAGGAAAAAAAAGTTAGGAAGACACCTACTTGTAgaaagaaacttaggaagatctTCAGAATTATACCACAATGGAAAAAATGCTGACTAAGTAAGAAACTTCTTCCTAGGAttaggaaggatttcagaatacaACCCTATGGCCTAGGTGGAGAAATCATCCAATTTGGTGCATAGGATCTAGTATTTTCTAGATCTACCTGTGGATGCATGCCATGATGCTATTTTACTTGCATAataatcagtggcgtatctaggggaaAACGgtgcccggggcaagcgcgaaaattgcgcccctaatttctgaaaaagtgttcaaccccaaccccatcccagTAGGGACTTTTAAAAAAGTCCActatatgctttttcaagcacttaaaatgGGTCTTTTGAGGGCGGGCAATCCTCGGACGGCATTGTAGTCGAATCATGGGCAGCTTTGGATACAGTTGAAATATGGAAGGGGATGCTTTTTGAAGGGCAGTACCATAATATGATGATAATGCATGCTTCAATTTTAGGGCTTACATGATGTACAAATAActgcatgtacattgtgtatgtcCAAAAAGTATGAAATAGTGTAGACTTGTTCTGTGGTTTGCTCTTTACATTGTTTACCATTGTGATGATCATTTTAAGGCTGATTGGTGGAGAAAACAAGCCAGTTGCTTCATCCCAGAACCAAGGATTGACCCCCAAGAAGGCGACACCCTCAACAAGTTGTCTGGGCAAGTCCCCTCGCCGCAAGAAGAAGACCGGAGTACGAGCAGCGCGcaggaatgaaaacagtgagtATTTATAAATAGCCTGAAAACTTGCCAGATACAGATTTGGGTTTTGAATGTCATGATTAGACTGACATTAAATTGGAGTGACAGTTTACATTGTTTCTAAAACATTTTTCTGCCCTGATTATTGATTTATGATAGGCTTGTTTAATTGAGCATTATTCAAAGAAGATAAGGTATCTGTTATGTGAAATCCTGCAcagtgtaacaaaaaaaaaagaagaaagacataAGTGTACATTCACATGAGTTTGTGTAGCGCATGATTTAagcaattttcatatttttttttttgtagatcttgtaatattttgtttttttgtttaagtaAATGATTGTGTGAAAAGTATACACATCTGTAAATGCCTAATTCATTAAATGGAAAGTTTCACCACTAAACAGCACCACATTCTGTGAATCTAATGACCAGggcactgtttcatgaaagttgtcacactcagccctgacaagttgtcagtctctgacaatttcggtaaaatccttggttttgattggctgagatgctctggtcactgactgttactatggtgattgtcagagactgacaacttgtcagggctgacaactttcatgaaacggtgccctgaAGTGTCCAGTTAGGTAGAATAGATATGCCACAACATGAAAGTCATCATAATTCCATTGATCTGGAATTGCGCTATAATCACTCTAATCTATGTCATAATATCACAAACCGCTTCCATAATATGTATGTTCGCAATAAGCAGGTGATCTATTCGATATTCCTGGCTTGTTTCAAGAAAATCCATTTTCCAAAGAGATTACTTTGTATTACCTTTTGATTTTGATCTCTCTGCGCTTTCTTCCACCGTCTGTCCAGCCAATTTCCTGTTTACCCTGCTGGATGAAGAGTACTCGGTCAAGGACCCGGAAATCACCGACTTCATCTCTTCACACCAGAGCGCCTTTGAGCAACTCTTTCTGCAGCAAGAACAGATGGAGGTGAGTCAAGACTCCCCCCACTCCCCCACTCCCTCATCCAGATCCAAAGGGTCAGCCTATTAGTACCCCAAGGGATATTAGATTCTCCTTCCTCCCTAATGCCTCAACATCTACATGAACATCTGTAGGCTGAGATGATCGTGAACCAAATTTGATGTTACATTCATTCTAGGCATATCAGGATAAAAATTTTAGCACACATGACATAATACACTTTGTAATAGACCTGGAAAAATTGCCAGACACTCGTTTCGAGTTTAGGGAGTTCTTgaattgtgtgtatttttagaCAAATGTGAAatgcatattttcttctttttttgtcaacgATTACTTCACAAAATATCATGAGAGGTTCcagaaatatttcaaaatttttttctttgtcaacaATTACTTCACAAAATATCATCAGAGGTCCcagaaatatttcaaagatAGCTGTTGAGGGCTTGAAGAAGTGAGAAATTATGACATCCTCCCAACTGTTGCAGATCTGGAGTGAGTTCATGAACCGTTCGGAGGAGGAACAGGATCGGTTTCTGCGTGAGGTGGAAGAGGGCATGTTCCAGGTGGCCAAGAAGGCGTCCGGGCAGCGTGCCGCCGTCCAGGACAAGAACGGTAACCCTTTCTCCGAGGTGGAGCCGCCAGCGAAGGAAGAGAAGCCCACCGAAGTCGTTGATCAGAGAAAGGGTAAGAGTGGTGTACAATGAGTGGGGAAAGGAGGAATTACATGAATTTGGTAGCCACTGGCAGCCAGCAggaatgtactgtaaaaccatagattttcgtgtgcattttaatttcactaattttgctagagccaagattcacaaaattgaaatgcgtacataagttcttgtctacactgtaatgcattggatgccagtggcaattccaaaaaaatttcatgcagcaaaATAGGCTGTCAGCACCAATATGCGAGAATTTATTTCTgcgaatatttcttgctttacagtattatTATGGGGACACTTGACCTCCATCGGTTAACACTGAAGTTTATAATCTTGACAATGATTTTCAACAATGTTATTGCGCATAGTTCAAGCAGCTTACTAGTTTATGTAATAAGTGTACACATTTGAACTGCAATCTGAAATAAATTGCCTCAGAGAATAGTTTGGTTCTCAAGGATTATAAaagccttctttttttttccttcttcttgcAAACAGTCACAGCAGATCTTAGTTTGTAATTTTGCCAAAAATAGTTCATAATGTTCATAGAGATAGTCGTAGATACACGGTATCTCTTCTTTGATGCTCGTGAGTGTGTGATTAGATTTGAGCTGTGTGAAAATAAAGGCAAATATTCCATTTTGCAAAGGGCTGTCTTTGTAGTGAAGAAATAAGATGCTTTCATACTAGATGATGGTGGAGTTGAGAGCGATCACTAGTCAAAAGTGTTTTGTCTTTCCCTCATGGTAACCTCCGATGTGACTTTCAGATAATCCAGCCCACACTCCCCAGGAATGTTTCAAGAGGATCAGCACTCGCCTCCAGACCATGCTGCGAC
This sequence is a window from Diadema setosum chromosome 13, eeDiaSeto1, whole genome shotgun sequence. Protein-coding genes within it:
- the LOC140237224 gene encoding R3H domain-containing protein 4-like, with protein sequence MEIWSEFMNRSEEEQDRFLREVEEGMFQVAKKASGQRAAVQDKNGNPFSEVEPPAKEEKPTEVVDQRKDNPAHTPQECFKRISTRLQTMLRRRHLPKGAVEGHEEELLEWFGDDPSSVFISSLPSSFDRLLLHAVCQYLDLSSESFDCEGQRQTRVENNNEFFRPPSMLLSAYLDSLR